DNA sequence from the Brienomyrus brachyistius isolate T26 chromosome 18, BBRACH_0.4, whole genome shotgun sequence genome:
GGTTGTAAGCATGTGTTTACAAAAAAGTCAtcatttacttctcacatgtgtAGGAAGCATAAAGCATGTTCCCCAGATGGTATTGATGACATGTACAAGAAATCTCGCCCTCAGTCCCTAAATGACGGTACAGAATATTCAGAAAACACACATGAAGCCATGCCATCTGCTAGTTCAGCCAGTGATATGCCAGAAAATGATAGTCAGTCTTTTCTCAGAAACATGTGTCTCTTTTACCTTAAACTGCAAGGACAGCTGCTAATTCCTGCCTCTACCATACAGAGTATTGCTGAGGAAATGCAGAATGTGCACGAATTGGGTCAAGCCTACACAATAAATAAGGTAAGTTGTTTACTAAAAAATGAAATGAGCCTATCAGATGAAGCTGTCactaaaatctgtgactgcattaAAGAGTCAGATTTGTTCTCTGCTTGCCATCAAGGACAATTAGgaacaacacacaccagaaatcaaacattcaaaaaaatgtttaaatacacagaacccaAGAAAGTGCCATTGGGAATGGATGAAAACATGATAGAAAAATTTGCTTACTACATACCAATGGGAGAAACTCTGAAGAGCTTTTTAGAGTCACAGTTATGGAAGAATACACTGTCACAACAGTTTGGGGGTCCTGATGTAGAGATTTTTAAGGATTTATATGATGGAAAAAATTTCAAATGTCACCAGTTCTTTAATGAAAACCCTGAAAGCCTCAAACTGATTTTGTTCCAAGATTCATTTGAGGTAGTGAATCCCCTGGGTTCTGCTAAAAAGATGCACAAACTTCTTGCAGTCTATCTGTCATTAGCAAATTTACCCATTCATTTGCGTTCAAATACAGATAATATGTTTTTAGTCTTGTTGTGTGTTGAGAATGACTTCAAGCGTTTTGGAATAACCAAAGTTTTTTTCAGAGTTGTTGGAAGATCTGAAATCTTTGGAAACAGATGGATTAGATGTAGATGGAGAAACAGTAAAAGGGGGTCTTTACTGTATTGCTGGGGACAACTTGGGTTCTCATTGCATAGGAGGGTTTACAGAAAACTTCAGCTGCTctcaatatttctgcaggtactgtgaagtaacacgAAGTGAGTTTTATGCTGATCCGAATGCCTGTGGTCCTCCACGCACTCCGGAAACGTATGACGCAGCTGTTGCTGATCTCCAGGCTGAAACTATCCAAGACGTTAGAGGAATAAAGGTAAACTCCATCTTCAATACCCTTCAGTCTTTTCACGTATCCCAGCCTGGTCTCCCACCTTGTCTAGGTCATGACCTCTTTGAAGGAGTTGTGTCATATGATCTAGCACTGTACCTGAAGaacattataaaaaataaaaaatggttcACATACTCCCTTTTAAACAGGCGCATTAAACAGTTTAAATATAAAGGATCCGAAGCACTTACAAAGCCATGTACTGTCAAACCTGACGGATCCAAATTATCAGGGCAAGCCGTTCAAAACTGGAACCTTTTGAGATTGCTGCCAGTTTTGATTGGTGACAAAGTGAAAAACCATGAGGATGAAGTATGGCAGTTAGCTCTCCagttaaaagacattgtggatctTATTTGTGCTCAGAGCATTTCCTTGTCCCAGATAGCATTTGCTGACATTTTGATCCAAGAGTATTTGGAGATGAGAAAGATGTTGTTTCCTGAAATTCAACTAAAACCCAAGCACCACTATTTGCGCCATTATTCAGCACTGTTGTTGAAATTTGGTCCATTGATGAGGTTATGGACGCTTAGGTTTGAATGTAAACAcagttattttaaaagatgtgCCAGACACTTGAAAAGCTTCAAAAATATTTGTCAAACTTTGTCAACACGTCATCAGATGTATCAGGCTTATCTTTTAGCTGGGCAAGAATGCCGTGAACTGCTGCAAGTGAAGGAGAGCTGTGTGTTTTATCCCAACCTCTACAGTGACACTATTCAGCATGCAGTCAGGGAGTTAGCTTTTTCAGAAAGCAATACCACAGTTACCACAGACATTCACTACAAGGGTACTGCATATAAAAAGGGACAGTTTCTTGTGTACAGAAATGACGAGTGTATGGAGTTTGGTGAACTTCTACTCATCTTGATTCAAAATGACACATCTGTGTATGTTCTGATGGATATCCACAAAGGCATCTTCCTCTTAGAATACCATCTGTATTCTGTGACACAGGACAGTCTTGGGTTACAGTGTATTAACATTAATGACCTGCCTGACTTCTATCCTTTGGTATCATACATTCTTGAAGGACACCGAGTCATTCCACTAAAGCACAGTATTGTGGCAAAATAACGTCCAATTAATAGCTCACTTCTCACTGTAAATAGTTTAACATTAATATAAGTGTTACCTGATCCATACCCTGCTCCATTAAGTGTATGAACTCTATGTGATTTTCTAATTTGTTTGGTGGTGGCATTTCTTCTTCAGTGCAAATATGAGTGACTCAGGGCGAACCTTCCTAGATGTCGCCATTACGGAAGTCCTACCAGAACTTCAAGCAGTGAACAAAAACATCCTGGAAGAGCACTTGCAGTCCATCGGAGTTGAGACAAGTGATGATCTACGCTTCGTAACGGAGGCAGATTTGATGACAGCATTAAGACCTGTACAAGCGAGAAAGCTTCTTTCtgcttggaaacagaaatgtaaGTAAAAACAACAGACAACTATTCAAAATCAAAAGTAGAGATGGTCATGGACAGACATACAGTGTGAAtcataattgtattttttttttgcaatttaaaAGACCAAACTCCAGAGAACAGCTCGCTATCATCTGTGGAAGCCTCACCCACCCAGTCGCTGTCATTGCTCTCTGTTTCACCCCAAAGTCTATCATCAACCTCTTCCAGCAGCCCAGGACGTGACATACATTGGGATGACAACTTCGAAATTCCATGGAGTAAACTTCCTGCAGAAGTTATGCATTTTCTTGAGAGGGGGAAAAGGCCTCGGCCAAAACTGAGGAGGCAAATGGTCCGGATTGTTGTGACTGAGATGATGGAAAAATGCCCTCATGTAGGTAGAAAACATTCAATTGACGTTGCAAAAAAAATGGTAGCAAAATATCCCAATTCTCTGCAAGATGTCATAGAGGGTGATATTGTTGGTGCAGGCTACCTTTCCCTTGTCAAACAGTTGCAGAACAGAATTGAAAATGTAAGGCGCACTTCAACACCCaaaataagaaaaagaaaacatcagACTGACTCAGACCACACAGACGAGATCCCATTAGAAGAAAGAGCAGCAATGCAGGATACATATGGGTGCCTTAAATGGAATGTAGAATTTCTGCCTCTTGAAGAAACTCCAGAGAGCCAACAGCAAAAGATGGAGAAACTCAAGGTGATGTTCCAACAAGCTGACGCCAATCCAGAAGAGGTAAAAAGTCTAATGAAGTCCACTTATTACACACAGCGTCAACATGTCAATCAGGGGAAAAGTATCAAATGCCTTAGAGAGGAGTGGCCATTTTGGTTTGATGAACTTGGCATGTCGGTCCACTTCAAGGAACTTACTGGGATTGACCTCAAAGAGACATTCACACGAAATTTGGACTTGAAGGGGAAAAGGCTTCTGGAGTACATGACCACAGTTGCTGTCAGCAAAAGCAAGACGTTCCTTCAGACTTATGCAAGGCTTCAGAGGATACAGGGACCGCAGAGTGGCTGCTCAGATGATGTGAAAGAGATGGTCCTGCTTCTGCTCAGCTACTTTGATGAGAAGGAGGAGTACATGCTTTTCCATGTTGAAGATACATGTCTGGCAGATGAGGTACAACTGGAGCAAGTGCCTCTGACACCCACTATTATTGTGTGTGGTAAGTCTGTTTCatagctctctttttttttttattgcactttttatagaatgtcatgtgactgctgtgcttATTAATATAACCTGTTAAATTATTTGTTCACAGGACAGTCCTGCTATTCCTCAAGAAGATACATGCTGAGTATTGATCGGAACCTCGTCAGCACAAACATATCCTCCTTCGTTTCTGCACTGTGCCTCATGTTCGGGAGCTACTACAATTTTAACATCCATTATCCATCTGAGCTggcttccactctggagtttctTCAGAGGTGAGCAAATAAGGCTTCTTATTTCTGGACTGATAACTGAGACTCTGGAATCTGGCTCTGATGTGGTTGGAGTTCAGGTCTGGCACTGAGTCTCGGTTCGGTTTGGACCCAGAttcagagtgttttttttttttttttttttttttataaaataagtCTGAATCCGGGTCCAAGCCTGGCCGAGACTCAGGGCTAGACCAAGGGTCAGCTGACGTCTGACTACCTATAACCTTTTGCTttggattttaaaatgcaaaagtgtGATTTATCACTGCAAAAGATACTCGTGAAGGGTGCCAATACTTTTGACCATGCATTGTTCACTTCCCCACAGCATTTTGGTTATATTTTGTCTTGAACGTGGTGAAACCAATTGTTGTTTGtagtttggccatgactgtgtatatatacacgtatatacttaatttttatttacttactttGTACTTGTATTTTAACTGATCAATTACAAAACGCTTAATatacttttatgtttttattctaCAGGTGTTTCTTCTGCATGAACCCAGAAAAAGGAACCAAAGTAGAGAACAAAAACTCGAAGCATCATCTCAGTGTGAACCCTCGAGTCCTCACCCTGATTCAGGATCTCGCCGACCACGAGTGGCGCTAAGCCTAAGTATTGACTCTCTGTGGACTGTTAGGTTTAAGTACACATTGTGGATTTAACAAAGTAAAACTTTTTCTGGTCGAATGCATGAAGCCAATTCATGAATGATTCATGAAGATGTTCTTGCTTTGAAGGAATGTtccagttttgtttgtttttttaaccaTGCTGCTACTGCAGTGTTTCTAGACCACCTGTATAGGTTTGTTTCACCACAGGTGGTTTTCCTGATGTGTTTTTTGACCAAGGCCATGGTTGTGGTGACCGCAGGGtgcgtgttgcattgcatggtgATTATGATAATTTTGGCAcaatgtaatttttgttttaaaatcttAACTATTTAACTTTTCCTGGTAGAGTGTCTAGCAAATGCTTTTTTCATGAACATGGTTCTTGCTTGCAGGAATGTTCAACAGCTTTATAGCTTTTGATTCAATTGTGTAGTTGATGTGCGCCTTGCATATTATGTTAGTTGGAAAAATGCATCCAACTGTTGTCATTTGCTTTATTGGCTGCAAAATAAATTTCCCAAAAGTGATATTTCTCTCGTCTTTTCTCAAGATGCATTTTTGCATGTTTAGCTATAGGAATAGCAGTAATTAGTTTGTTAATTAGGTTTATGACTAAAATTTTacattaaaacataaaatacagcatgtatgtatatataatatacagagCAACTCCATTTAATATGCACAGTTTTGACGTTGTTCTACCAGTTTAAATTAGTTTTTTGTTTGATATTTCCCTGTTAATTTTACAATTTATGAATCCACAATAAGCAATTATTACATGTAAAAGATACAGGAAATAGTCTATTTATATATAACATCATTGTGTGATATTAACTTCTTTTTTTTGTAGATTTAACAGTTTTTGTgtcatttactgtaaatcaATTTACATATTGCATCTGTAAAGCGATCTATTGTGCTGCTGTATTTTTTACAGGACGTTCCTGGTAACCCCAGCTGCCAGCGTTTTCCTGTAAAAACAGcacttttttttacagttttaaatTTGAAACGACACAAGACACTATAAATAACATTAATTGCCGATATTGGCTAAATGATTAAAAGATAAATAGTCAAgatttgaaattattaaaatttgTCAACTTACCAAATCTCGCCCATCAAACATGCTCTTTTTATTCCCCGTAAACTCCATTGTTTCAGCAGACTTGGGATCCATTATTAAAATGTTCTGACTATTAGGTCTGACAAACTTACAGTCACTCTTCCTGGAATCAGTGGTCATATACACCTCGTAGTTGTGCATATGCTGTAAAGTTCCAGTACCTCCGGCGTCTGAGTAAAGTGTTGGATAATACGGTATAACTGGCAGATTGGACTGATAAAAGATGCGTGATTGTCTCCATCGATAGATTTTCACGGATATAATCACTACTAAAGATAAAatgaagaggaaggacactACAGCCAAAGCCAGAACTAAATAAAAAGTCAGGTTGTCATTGTAATCCTTGTCGTGAgtattgtcattgaattctGAGAGTACTTCAGGGAAGCTGTCCGCCACCATCACATTAACGTTGACTGTAGCTGAGCGAGACGGCTGTCCGTTGTCCTCCACAATAACAGTAAGCCTTTGTTTCATGGCGTCTTTATCACTCACCGGGCGTATAGTTCTGATTTCCCCGTTTTGTGAGCCCACTTCAAACAGCGCCCTGTCTGTCGCTTTCTGCAGTTTATATGAGAGCCAGGCATTCTGTCCAGAGTCCACATCGACGGCCACCACTTTAGTGACAAGATAGCCCACGTCAGCTGAACGAGGCACCATCTCAGCCACCGAGGAGCCACCAGTCTGTACTGGGTAGAGGATCTGAGGCGCGTTGTCGTTCTGGTCCTGGATGATCATGCGAACGGTAGCATTTCCGCTTAATGGAGGTGAGCCCGCATCCTGAGCTCTAATTTTAATCTGAAATTCTTTCAGTTTCTCATAATCGAAAGAATGCACTGCGTGAATTACCCCGCTTTCGGCATTTACTGACACGAGAGAAGAGGCGGACACACCGTTGACCTCCGAGTCCTCCAGCAGGTAGGAGACGCGCGCGTTCTGGCAGCAGTCGGCATCATTCGCTTTTACGGTGAAAATGGAAACACCGGGTGTGTTGTTTTCTACCAAATGAATGTCATAGAATCGTTTTTCAAATACTGGTGCATTGTCGTTCACATCGGATACTCTGATATGTAACGTCTTGTTACTGAAGAGGGAGGGTGAGCCGTGGTCCGCAGCTTTAATTGTAACGTTATATTCTGCATTTGTTTCTCGGTTCAAATATTCCTCAGTTTGCAATACAAAGTAATTCGTTAAGGATGATTTTATTACAAACGGGCTATTTTCGATGATCACGCATGTGACCTCGCCATTTTCTCCCGAGTCCAAGTCTTTAACGTTAATAACTGCAACAGTAGTACCGGGTAAAGCGTCTTCAGAAATGGGATTAGTGAACGAAGTTAAGGTTATAATAGGGATGTTATCATTCATGTCAATTATTTCAATAATAAGTTCACACGAATCTGTAAAACCACCATGATCTCTAGCTTCAATGTTTATTTCATATTTCTGCATAGTTTCAAAATCTACACTTCCACTAACAAAAATCTCTCcagatttttcatttatttcaaatacGTCACTGTGTTTCTCTGTGATATGTCGGAAGGCGTACGTTACTTCACTATTAATGCCTTTATCAGAATCAGTTGCACTTACTTTTGTCACAAACGTCCCTTTGGAAGAGTTTTCTGGAACTTCGGCTTTGTAATGTTTCTTTGTAAAAACCGGAGCGTTATCATTCGCATCCAAaacctttacatttattttcatcGCCCCGGACCTCGATGGGTGTCCTCCGTCTATAGCCGTTAATGTTAGAGACAAAtcttcctgtttctctctgtctacgGGGGACTGCAGCATCATCTCAATGTAAATCGTTCCATCGGGACGGGTTACTTGTTTCAATACAAAATTATCAGTCGGATTTAGGCTGTAGCTCCGTATGGTATTAATACCGACATCGGGATCATAAGCGCTGTCCAGCATAAACCGTGCACCGGGCAACGCCGTCTCACTGATCTCAATATTTATTTCATCTTTCGGAAATGCTGGGGCATGATCGTTAATGTCCATAATTTCTATAGTAATCCTGTATAATTCGATTGGATTTTCGAGAATAATTTCAGAATTGAAACTGCATGGAATTCTTTTATTGCAAACCATCTCCCTGTCTATTCTCTCATTGACCACCAGTATTCCTTTGTCTGTGTTCAGCTCCACGTACCGACTGCTGTCTCCGGCAACGACCCGAGCTCGGCCGCTTTTCAGCCTTTTAACGTCAGTCCCCAAATCCGCAGCGACATTGCCGATGACGGAGCCTTTCACCATCTCCTCCGGAATAGAGTATCGCATTTGTGCCTGAGCTACATAACAAAACCAAAGGAAAATTATCCATAATCGTACTTGCCCGTTTCCACTGCTGGTTATTTTTCTGATACCCATTTCCTCCGTCTCAGTTTTCGTATTAAAATTCAAAGGACGCTTTATAAAACGTGAAAAACCATCCTGACAAATCAGTCTTCCGATAACAAAGCAGTAACCATGAGGATGTTAAAATCCCTTTTTCGGATTGAGATCCGCGATTTACGATCACTGAGCTCTTTCCTCCACCCTTTTCTGATGAAATGGCCCGGTACTGAACACAAACTGCGCCTGGATCTCCGTGAGCCGCAGTAATAAGAGAGTCAGATGGATCTCGCCGCAGCTCGTCACCTTATAGCCAACAGCGGCCCTTACAGTCCTGCGAGGGAAACGCTGCCACGTTCTCTGTTCGCAAACATTTTTATCCAGTAATCTCTGGCTGAGACAACCTACAATCCAGGTACTAAATTTAATTAACTTGCTATTCATCGAATATAAGCCAGTTACTTTGCTGAATTACTAATTACTTTTTGCTTCATTGATAATGAATCTGGAAATGATACAATACTTGCTTTGAAGCATGAGGGAAgatttttttcccatgtccTTCCTGTGTTCAACTTTGGGGATGGATCGCTGTTATTTTCTTTTGCTATTCATAGACTAAAATTCTCCATGCTAAACTATTTGTCAAAGTGTATTCTTGTTTTTAGATTTGGTGTAATGTAGGATCTAGGTAATTTTTCTTTTGAGAAAGCATTTTCAACAAGACCTGCATCGTTCAAaaattaatatagcatattcaaaaaaaaaatgttgatcTATAATGTTTTCTTGTAACTTAATGGAACACAAGCATAGTGCTGTcagaaacattacattttaaccacatcagtactctgtgactcataatAATTAGCAAAAAATATGATTCTTTAATGACAGGAAGAAATGAAAGCAGACATGCATTTATACATAACAAGCATGTTCAGTGAACCTTCAATGGTGTAGTGAGGGGCGAGAAGAGGATCTGCTATTTGATTACTGATGAGTTGCATCTGAAAAGCGGTGGAGGGATGTTTTGTTATAAATGGGGGCTGGGACAGAATAAAAGGGACGGGGTAGATTcacgagtgggggggggggggggagcactggTGTGCGTTTGGAGACAAACCATCCCGTCCACTCGCGACTAAAGTGCTTTGGGGAACGCGGTGTGGCCGTCGCTGATATTTCATCAGCCGTGGGTGAAGATAGGGAGACAAGTACAGGGGAGGGAGAAAGTTTGCAGGGAAGTTAGTCTTGTGATCTCCAAAGGGAGCCGCGCAGTGTTTGGGTCACTGAGAGCTGCGACTGTGCTGCGGTATCGTGGCACAGAGCTGCCATCGTCTCTGGAGGAGGACGGGGAGGCTGGTATTGCCTGTGTCTCATGTGTCTGTAACTCCCCAGCTCATGTATATGAGGTACCAGTGGACCCGTTTAAGTGTAGAGCCCATTATCTACTTCCGGTTATGCAAAGCATATTACAGTATGTATAATTTCCAGCATGTTGCTTGTATTCTCTCAAATCTTGTTATGTATCAATATCATGCATCTTACAACCACTAATTCACTGCTTCCTTTATGCACTGGGCCTGGAAATTACAGTGTCTCAGGAAAAGAAGCTCATGTATATATATCTCTATATACAtgaagcagcagcaacattcagcagcacaacccaaaaatatgtaGGATCAGTGATACCACCTGAGTCCCCCGGCTTCCCCAATGATCCTGAAGGTTTGGTTTTGTCTCTCGTTACACAGGACATGAGGGATAACTTACACTATAACAGAAATAAGACAATTTCTACAACATTCCCTTTCTGCCTTTTTTTGGAACTCAATAGcttatatattttcttttgaatGTTCTTACTTTCCATCTCATTTGAGGCCTCCTAATATACTGTAATACCAGGAGTTTGTGGACATCTCTAGTTATTAGAAAAATTGGCTAATTAAGCCACATCCATAGCTGACGcaggtgtataattaagcaaaGAGCCGAGACCGAACACTGGCAGCAGAACGTGTGGTTGTACAGAACAGATGTCTGAGTATTTGCTTGAAACCAacataagaaaaacaaatcagGTCACTGAATGTAGTAAATGGATGCACTGAGTGCAATGAACTTTGTGGAAACTACAGGAAAGACACATGATACCAAAATGACAGCTAATCAGACGAAATAGTCAGGAACTGGGAACCAACAACAAAATAATACTAAGTGTGGGGTCTATTCTGCCATCCGGCAGGtaagttaaaaaataaaaaacagtatAAAGTTTTATAACTGTATGAATATAAACGTGATGCGACACAAGAAACATTATTAAGGATATTAGCCCCAATTAATGGTATTAAGTAAATGGCCGCAAATACGAAGAGATGATTTATAAGTAGATTTCCAACTTACCAAATCTCGCTCATCAAACATGCTCTTTTCATTCCCCGTAAACTCCATTGTTTCGGCAGACTTGGGATCCATTATTAAAATGTTCTGACTATTAGGTCTGACAAACTTACAGTCACTCTTCCTGGAGTCAGTCGTCATATACACCTCGTAGTTGTGCATATGCTGTAAAGTTCCTGTACCTCCGGCGTCTGAGTAAAGTGTTGGATAATACGGTATAACAGGCAGATTGGACTGATAAAAGATGCGTGATTGTCTCCATCTATAGATTTTCACGGATATAATCACTACTAATGACAAAatgaagaggaaggacactACAGCCAAAGCCAGAACTAAATAAAAAGTCAGGTTGTCATTGTAATCCTTGTCGTGAGTATTGTCGCTGAATTCCGAGAGTACTTCAGGGAAGCTGTCCGCCACCATCACATTAACGTTGACTGTAGCTGAGCGAGACGGCTGTCCGTTGTCCTCCACAATAACAGTAAGCCTTTGTTTCATGGCGTCTTTATCACTCACCGGGCGTATAGTTCTGATTTCCCCGTTTTGTGAGCCCACTTCAAACAGCGCCCTGTCTGTCGCTTTCTGCAGTTTAAATGAGAGCCAGGCATTCTGTCCAGAGTCCACATCGACGGCCACCACTTTAGTGACAAGATAGCCCACATCAGCTGAACGAGGCACCATCTCTGCCACCAAGGAGCTACCAGTCTGTACTGGGTAAAGAATCTGAGGCGCGTTGTCGTTCTGGTCCTGGATGATAATGCGAACTGTAGTATTTCCGCTTAATGGAGGTGAGCCCGCATCCTGAGCTCTAATTTTAACTTGAAATTCTTTAAGTTTCTCATAATCGAAAGAATGCACGGCGTGAATTACCCCGCTTTCGGCATTTACTGACACGAGAGAAGAGGCGGACACACCGTTGACCTCCGAGTCCTCCAGCAGGTAGGAGACGCGCGCGTTCTGGCAGCAGTCGGCATCATTCGCTTTTACGGTGAAAATGGAAACACCGGGTGTGTTGTTTTCTACCAAATGAACATCATAGAATCGTTTTTCAAATACTGGTGCGTTATCGTTCACATCGGACACTCTGATATATAACGTCTTGTTACTGGAGAGGGTAGGCACGCCGTTGTCCCTGGCTGTTATTGTAACATTGTACTCTGACTCTGATTCTCTATTTAGCATCATTATTGTCTGAACGGTGAAGTAATTTCTTATTGATGATTTGATTGCAAACGTAGACGCATCAGATAAAAAGCAATTGACCTGACCGTTTTCTCCCGAGTCTATATCTTTAACGTTAATAACTGCAATAGTATTTCCCAGTGAAGCGTCTTCAGAAACCGGATTAGTGAATGATGTTAACGTTATAATAGGAATGTTGTCATTCACATCAATGATATCAATAATAACAGCACAGGAATCTGTCAAACCACCCTGATCTCTAGCTTCTACATTTAGCTCATATATCTGATCCTGTTCGAAATCTATACTTCCTCTTACAAAAATACTACCCGATTTTTCGTCAATTTCAAATACTCCGCTTTCCTTTTCAGACATGTGTATGAAAGCATATATTACTTGACCATTAACGCCTTTATCTGAGTCATCTGCACTTACTGTTGTCACCAGTGTGCCGCTGGGTGAGTTTTCTACCACTTCAGCTCTGTAGAGCTTCTTGGTAAAAACCGGAGCGTTATCATTCGCATCTAAAACCTTTACATTTATTGTCATCACGCCGGACCTCGGCGGGTGACCTCCGTCTACAGCAGTTAATGTTAGTGACAaatcctcctgtttctctctgtctacgGGGGACTGTAGCATCATCTCAGTATATTTAGTACCATCAGGACGGGTCTCCTGCTTTAATACGAAGTTATCAGTCGGTTTCAGACTGTAGCTCTGTATGGAATTAATACCGACATCTGGATCATAAGCGCTGTCCAGTAAAAACCGCGCACCGGGCAACGCCGATTCACTAATCTCaatatttatttcattgttTGCAAATTTCGGGGAATGATCATTGACGTCCATTATTTCTATTGCTACTTCAATTAACTGAATGGGATTTTCGAGAATAATTTCAATGCTAAAGCTGCACAAAGATGTTCTTCTACACAACACCTCCCTGTCTATTCTCTCATTGACCACCAGTATTCCTTTGTCTGTGTTCAGCTCCACGTACCGACTGCTGTCTCCGGCAACGATCCGAGCTCGGCCGCTTTTTAGCCTTTTAACGTCAATCCCCAAATCTGCGGCGACGTTGCCGATGACAGAGCCTTTCACCATCTCCTCCGGAATAGAGTATCGCATTTGTCCATCGGTTACATAACAAAACCAAAGGAAAATCATCCATAGTCGTACTTGCCCGTTGCCAGTGCTGGTTATTTGTCTGATACCCATTTCCTCCGTCTCAGTTTTCGTATTAAAATTCCAAGGACGTTTTATAAAACGTGAAAAACCATCCTGCCAAATCAGCCTTCCGATAACAAAGCAGTAACCATGAGGATGTTAAAATCCCTTTTCCGAATAGAGATACGCGATATAAGATCACTGAGCTGTTTCCTCCACCCTCTTCTGATGAAATGGCCCGGTACTGAACACAAACTGCGCCTGGATCTCCGTGAGCCGCAGTAATAAGGGAGTCAGATGGATCCCGCCGCAGATCGTCACCTTATAGCCAACAGCGGCCCTTACAGTCCTGTGAGGGAAACGCTGCTACGTCCTCTGTTCGCAACATTTTTATCCTGTAATCTCTGGCTGCGACAACATGCAATCAAGGGAATACAATGAATTTCTTACTCGTGAAATATGAGGTAGTTACTTTGCGGAATTAACTATTAGTTTTTGCTTTATTGATAAAGAAACTAAAATGATGCAATACTTCATTCCGAGTAAGAGCATAGATTTGTTTCCAGTCATTCCTGTGTTCAACTTTGGGGATGGgtcgctgtttttgttttattattcataGATTAGAATTGTACACTGTAAAACATTCGTCAAAGTGTATTGTTGTTTTTGGGATGGGTATAATGCAGGATCTATGGAATTATTCTTTTTAGCAAGGTTCAT
Encoded proteins:
- the LOC125712479 gene encoding uncharacterized protein LOC125712479 isoform X2; protein product: MTALRPVQARKLLSAWKQKYQTPENSSLSSVEASPTQSLSLLSVSPQSLSSTSSSSPGRDIHWDDNFEIPWSKLPAEVMHFLERGKRPRPKLRRQMVRIVVTEMMEKCPHVGRKHSIDVAKKMVAKYPNSLQDVIEGDIVGAGYLSLVKQLQNRIENVRRTSTPKIRKRKHQTDSDHTDEIPLEERAAMQDTYGCLKWNVEFLPLEETPESQQQKMEKLKVMFQQADANPEEVKSLMKSTYYTQRQHVNQGKSIKCLREEWPFWFDELGMSVHFKELTGIDLKETFTRNLDLKGKRLLEYMTTVAVSKSKTFLQTYARLQRIQGPQSGCSDDVKEMVLLLLSYFDEKEEYMLFHVEDTCLADEVQLEQVPLTPTIIVCGQSCYSSRRYMLSIDRNLVSTNISSFVSALCLMFGSYYNFNIHYPSELASTLEFLQRCFFCMNPEKGTKVENKNSKHHLSVNPRVLTLIQDLADHEWR
- the LOC125712784 gene encoding protocadherin gamma-A11-like; amino-acid sequence: MAFKEASRYIIGQVRLWIMFLSILHFAHGQMRYSIPEEMVKGSVIGNLAADLGIDVKRLKSGRARIVAGDSSRYVELNTDKGILVVNERIDRETVCNQRSPCSFNTEIILENPIELYRIIIEIMDINDHAPAFPKDEINIEISESALPGARFLLDSAYDPDVGINTIRSYSLNPTDNFVLKQVAQPDGMIYIEMMLQSPVDREKQEDLSLTLTAIDGGHPPRSGVMTINVKVLDANDNAPVFTKKLYRAEVVENSPSGTLVTTVSADDSDKGVNGQVIYAFIHMSEKESGVFEIDEKSGSIFVRGSIDFEQDQIYELNVEARDQGGLTDSCAVIIDIIDVNDNIPIITLTSFTNPVSEDASLGNTIAVINVKDIDSGENGQVNCFLSDASTFAIKSSIRNYFTVQTIMMLNRESESEYNVTITARDNGVPTLSSNKTLYIRVSDVNDNAPVFEKRFYDVHLVENNTPGVSIFTVKANDADCCQNARVSYLLEDSEVNGVSASSLVSVNAESGVIHAVHSFDYEKLKEFQIKIRAQDAGSPPLSGNATVRMIIQDQNDNAPQILYPVQTGGSSVAEMVPRSADVGYLVTKVVAVDVDSGQNAWLSYKLQKATDRALFEVGSQNGEIRTIRPVSDKDAMKQRLTVIVEDNGQPSRSATVNVNVMVADSFPEVLSEFNDNTHDKDYNDNLTFYLVLALAVVSFLFILSLVVIISVKIYRWRQSRIFYQSNLPVIPYYPTLYSDAGGTGTLQHMHNYEVYMTTDSRKSDCKFVRPNSQNILIMDPKSAETMEFTGNKKSMFDGRDLVS
- the LOC125712479 gene encoding uncharacterized protein LOC125712479 isoform X1, which translates into the protein MSDSGRTFLDVAITEVLPELQAVNKNILEEHLQSIGVETSDDLRFVTEADLMTALRPVQARKLLSAWKQKYQTPENSSLSSVEASPTQSLSLLSVSPQSLSSTSSSSPGRDIHWDDNFEIPWSKLPAEVMHFLERGKRPRPKLRRQMVRIVVTEMMEKCPHVGRKHSIDVAKKMVAKYPNSLQDVIEGDIVGAGYLSLVKQLQNRIENVRRTSTPKIRKRKHQTDSDHTDEIPLEERAAMQDTYGCLKWNVEFLPLEETPESQQQKMEKLKVMFQQADANPEEVKSLMKSTYYTQRQHVNQGKSIKCLREEWPFWFDELGMSVHFKELTGIDLKETFTRNLDLKGKRLLEYMTTVAVSKSKTFLQTYARLQRIQGPQSGCSDDVKEMVLLLLSYFDEKEEYMLFHVEDTCLADEVQLEQVPLTPTIIVCGQSCYSSRRYMLSIDRNLVSTNISSFVSALCLMFGSYYNFNIHYPSELASTLEFLQRCFFCMNPEKGTKVENKNSKHHLSVNPRVLTLIQDLADHEWR